In Armatimonadia bacterium, a single window of DNA contains:
- a CDS encoding HypC/HybG/HupF family hydrogenase formation chaperone, which produces MCLAVPGQLTAIEGATGTVEVSGTTVQVRLDLLPEAREGDFVLVHAGFALTLIDQQEAADTLAVLREVRDRVRAGD; this is translated from the coding sequence GTGTGTCTGGCTGTGCCGGGCCAACTGACGGCGATTGAGGGCGCCACCGGTACCGTGGAGGTCTCCGGGACCACCGTGCAGGTGCGTCTGGACCTGCTCCCCGAGGCTCGCGAGGGCGACTTCGTACTCGTCCACGCCGGCTTTGCCCTCACGCTGATCGACCAGCAGGAAGCGGCAGACACTCTGGCTGTGCTGAGGGAGGTGCGGGACCGTGTCCGAGCCGGCGACTGA
- the hypF gene encoding carbamoyltransferase HypF yields MAEAVERRRVTVHGIVQGVGFRPFINRLATRYGLSGSVFNFTGGVTIEIEGPAPDLEAFLHDLRSEPPPVAVIEAVRVEEIAPTGQGDFVIVPSRETEGGPILVSPDLALCTDCARELLDPRDRRFRHPFINCTNCGPRFTLVRKVPYDRPNTSMSRFPMCPSCSAEYVDLSDRRYHAQPVACPQCGPTLHFVTPGALDKPVTGDGAILQAQALLAAGGILAAKGIGGFHLACDARSSAAVRRLRSRKGREEKPLAVMVASREAAEALCELSEDATFLLTSTRAPILLCPKRRPERLAAEVAPDSADYGLLLPYTPLHLLLFTEAPFDALVMTSGNLSDEPLCTGNGEALERLVGIADAFLVHDRDILVGCDDSVVRVSPQGPVLLRRARGYVPLPVRLAREQRCVLALGGQLKNTFCLTSGTNAFLSQHLGDLENARCLEYLERSVAHFWQILQVQPEALACDLHPDYLSTRYARELAETQGLPLLQVQHHHAHVAACAADNHHEGPFLGLACDGTGYGTDGTVWGCELLLCDGPHMERLGHLTRVPLAGGEAAVREPWRAAGAHLWACGMASESRWLRERLGAQVTDEQWEALGALLLHGVNCPLASSAGRLFDAAAAMIARRHRNAYEGQAAMALEALAATSTRPLKPRSAEEWLTGAESRSCLVLSPAPLLAAVIEGLQAGLPEAAVAAQFHEDFAQLLAAAALHICDRTGLEHVALSGGTFQNRLLLTRLCKLLTERGLKPLYHRSVPPNDGGISLGQAVVANALLRV; encoded by the coding sequence TTGGCCGAAGCTGTGGAGCGCCGTCGGGTAACGGTCCACGGGATAGTGCAAGGGGTCGGGTTTCGCCCCTTCATCAACCGCCTTGCCACTCGCTACGGCCTGAGCGGGTCGGTCTTCAACTTCACCGGCGGCGTGACCATCGAGATTGAGGGCCCTGCGCCAGACCTGGAGGCCTTCCTCCACGACCTGCGTTCGGAGCCGCCTCCAGTGGCGGTGATCGAGGCGGTGCGGGTCGAGGAGATCGCGCCAACCGGCCAGGGCGACTTCGTGATTGTGCCCAGCCGAGAGACCGAGGGCGGGCCGATCCTCGTATCTCCGGACCTTGCCCTCTGCACCGACTGCGCCCGTGAGCTTCTCGATCCCCGGGACCGACGCTTCCGGCATCCCTTCATCAACTGCACCAACTGCGGACCCCGCTTCACCCTCGTCCGCAAGGTCCCCTACGACCGCCCGAATACCTCAATGTCGCGCTTCCCGATGTGCCCCTCTTGCTCGGCTGAGTACGTCGACCTGAGCGACCGGCGCTACCATGCCCAGCCGGTCGCCTGTCCGCAGTGTGGGCCGACCTTGCACTTCGTCACGCCGGGCGCGCTGGACAAGCCTGTGACCGGCGATGGGGCGATCCTCCAGGCCCAGGCGCTCCTTGCGGCTGGCGGGATCCTGGCGGCGAAGGGCATCGGTGGGTTCCACCTGGCGTGCGATGCCCGAAGCAGCGCCGCGGTTCGTCGTCTACGGTCCCGGAAGGGCCGCGAGGAGAAGCCGCTTGCCGTCATGGTGGCCTCTCGCGAGGCGGCCGAGGCCCTCTGTGAGCTCAGCGAAGATGCCACCTTCCTGCTCACCTCGACCCGGGCTCCCATCCTCCTGTGCCCCAAGCGTCGACCGGAACGTCTCGCCGCCGAGGTCGCACCCGACAGCGCAGACTACGGGCTCTTGCTCCCCTACACGCCACTCCATCTTCTGCTCTTCACCGAGGCGCCCTTCGACGCCCTGGTGATGACCAGCGGCAACCTCAGCGACGAGCCCCTGTGTACCGGCAATGGCGAAGCCCTTGAGCGACTGGTCGGCATCGCCGACGCCTTCCTTGTGCACGATCGCGACATCCTGGTGGGTTGCGATGACTCCGTGGTGAGGGTGTCGCCGCAGGGCCCTGTGCTGCTGCGCCGGGCTCGGGGCTATGTTCCGCTTCCGGTGCGGCTGGCTCGGGAGCAACGATGTGTGCTGGCCCTCGGCGGACAGCTCAAGAACACCTTCTGCCTGACCTCGGGCACGAACGCCTTCCTCAGCCAGCACCTCGGCGACCTGGAGAATGCCCGGTGCCTGGAGTACCTCGAGCGCTCGGTGGCCCACTTCTGGCAGATCCTCCAGGTCCAGCCGGAGGCCCTTGCCTGCGACCTTCATCCCGACTACCTCTCGACGCGCTATGCACGCGAGTTGGCCGAGACTCAGGGCTTGCCCCTGCTTCAGGTCCAGCACCACCATGCCCATGTCGCCGCCTGCGCCGCCGACAACCACCATGAAGGCCCCTTCCTCGGCCTGGCCTGCGACGGCACCGGCTACGGCACCGACGGAACGGTCTGGGGATGCGAACTCCTGCTCTGCGACGGCCCGCACATGGAGCGACTGGGCCACCTAACGCGGGTTCCCCTGGCTGGTGGCGAGGCGGCTGTCCGGGAGCCCTGGCGTGCCGCAGGTGCCCACCTTTGGGCCTGCGGGATGGCCTCGGAGTCTCGGTGGCTGCGGGAACGCCTCGGAGCACAAGTGACCGACGAGCAGTGGGAAGCGCTGGGGGCCTTGCTGCTGCACGGCGTCAACTGCCCGCTCGCCTCCTCAGCGGGACGGCTCTTCGACGCGGCTGCGGCAATGATCGCTCGCAGGCATCGCAACGCCTACGAGGGACAGGCGGCGATGGCCCTGGAGGCCCTGGCGGCGACCTCCACCCGACCGCTCAAGCCGCGATCTGCCGAAGAGTGGCTGACCGGAGCAGAGTCCCGATCCTGCCTGGTCCTCTCCCCTGCTCCCCTGTTGGCCGCGGTGATCGAGGGCCTTCAGGCCGGACTTCCCGAGGCTGCGGTGGCGGCCCAGTTCCATGAGGATTTCGCGCAGCTTCTTGCCGCCGCAGCTCTCCATATCTGCGACCGTACAGGTCTTGAGCACGTGGCGCTGTCCGGCGGGACCTTCCAGAATCGTCTCCTGCTGACGCGGTTGTGCAAGCTTCTCACAGAGCGTGGCCTGAAGCCCCTCTATCACCGCTCTGTTCCGCCGAACGATGGTGGAATCTCGCTGGGGCAAGCCGTCGTAGCGAACGCTTTGCTCAGGGTCTGA
- a CDS encoding hydrogenase maturation nickel metallochaperone HypA: protein MHEHSVADRIFEAVMAEAREHDARGIAGVTITIGEMAGVTPEALVDGLHHCCEHAEIAAFPVEVVVERTRATCRNCGRSGELVLSGQCLFCGSTDLRVAAATGIRITQIEFTAQK from the coding sequence TTGCACGAGCACTCCGTGGCCGACAGGATCTTCGAGGCTGTCATGGCCGAAGCCAGAGAGCACGACGCACGCGGGATCGCCGGCGTGACGATCACGATCGGCGAGATGGCGGGAGTCACGCCTGAGGCGCTCGTGGACGGTCTCCACCACTGCTGCGAGCATGCCGAGATTGCCGCCTTCCCGGTCGAGGTCGTCGTGGAGCGCACCCGAGCGACCTGCCGCAACTGTGGGAGGTCCGGCGAATTGGTGCTCTCCGGCCAGTGTCTCTTCTGTGGGAGTACGGACCTGCGCGTGGCGGCGGCCACCGGCATCCGCATCACACAGATTGAGTTCACTGCGCAGAAGTGA